A window of the Hypomesus transpacificus isolate Combined female chromosome 22, fHypTra1, whole genome shotgun sequence genome harbors these coding sequences:
- the med22 gene encoding mediator of RNA polymerase II transcription subunit 22 isoform X2: MAAQRVLPQSKETLLQNYNKRLKDDIRSILDNFTEIIKTAKVEDETQVSRATQGEQDHYEMHVRAANIVRAGESLMKLVSDLKQFLILNDFPSVNEAISLQNQQLRSLQEECDKKLTSLRDEIAIDLYELEEEYYSSSQWESTDLPLCEAYHRRDSWASPGIASGSAQGAAEDAEGPDSQEATPKHHLNGHGTSNAAATEKP, from the exons ATGGCCGCTCAGAGAGTGCTCCCTCAAAGTAAAGAAACGCTTCTTCAGAACTACAACAAAAGACTCAAGGATGATATCCGGTCCATTCTAGACAACTTTACAGAAATCATTAAAACTGCAAAG GTGGAGGATGAGACCCAGGTCTCTCGAGCTACCCAGGGGGAGCAAGACCACTATGAGATGCATGTCAGGGCAGCCAACATT GTGCGTGCGGGTGAGTCGCTGATGAAGCTGGTGTCCGACCTGAAGCAGTTCCTGATTCTGAATGACTTCCCATCCGTGAACGAGGCCATCAGCCTGCAGAACCAGCAACTGCGGTCACTGCAGGAAGAGTGCGATAAGAAGCTCACTTCCCTCCGCGACGAGATCGCTATCGACCTGTACGAGCTAGAGGAAGAATATTACTCCTCCAG TCAGTGGGAAAGTACCGACCTGCCCCTGTGTGAGGCCTACCACCGCCGGGACAGTTGGGCCTCCCCAGGCATTGCCTCTGGTTCTGCCCAGGGGGCTGCGGAGGACGCCGAGGGACCAGACTCTCAGGAGGCCACGCCTAAGCACCACCTGAACGGGCATGGGACCAGCAACGCTGCTGCCACCGAGAAACCCTGA
- the c22h9orf78 gene encoding telomere length and silencing protein 1 homolog — MQSGKNFRRRRESSSEEEEDEITAEVRSKLDEAKELQSLRKRQTGVSVAALLVGEKLPLEAAIDDDPFKLKTGGVVDMKKVKDRNRDMTEDETDLNLGTSFSAETNRRDEDADMMKYIETELKKKKGLVEAEEQKVKVKNAEDLLYELPENIRVNSAKKTEEMLSNQMLSGIPEVDLGIDAKIKNIIYTEEAKAKLLAEQRNKKKDNGTSFVPTNIAVNYVQHNRFYHEDVNAPQRHHRHREEPKARPLRVGDTEKPGPEAASPVNYRKRPNNEKATDDYHYEKFKKMNRRY; from the exons ATGCAGTCGGGTAAGAATttcaggaggagaagagaaagttcttcagaagaggaggaagacgagataACTGCTGAAGTTAG ATCTAAATTGGACGAAGCCAAAGAGCTACAAAGTTTACGGAAAAGACAGACCGGAGTCAG CGTGGCCGCTTTGTTGGTGGGAGAGAAGCTACCACTGGAAGCTGCGATTGAC GATGACCCTTTCAAACTGAAGACGGGAGGTGTTGTTGACATGAAGAAAGTCAAAGACAGGAACAGAGACAT GACAGAGGACGAGACCGACCTGAATTTGGGTACCTCTTTTTCTGCAGAAACGAACAGAAGAGATGAAGATGCGGACAT GATGAAATACATTGAGACAgaactgaagaagaagaaaggactggtggaggcagaggaacaGAAGGTGAAGGTGAAAAACGCTGAAGACCTTTTGTATGAGCTGCCGGAGAACATCCGGGTCAACTCTGCCAAGAAGACAGAGGAGATGTTGTCCAATCAGATGCTTAGTGGAATTCCTGAGGTGGATCTGGGAATTGA TGCAAAGATAAAGAACATCATTTACACAGAAGAAGCTAAGGCCAAACTACTGGCAGAACAGAGGAACAAGAAGAAGGACAATGGCACATCATTTGTACCGACCAACATCGCGGTCAACTACGTACAGCACAACCGCT TCTACCATGAGGACGTGAATGCCCCCCAGagacaccacagacacagagaagagcCCAAAGCCAGGCCGTTGAGGGtaggagacacagagaaacctGGTCCAGAAG CTGCATCTCCGGTCAACTATCGCAAACGACCCAACAATGAGAAGGCCACTGATGACTACCATTATGAGAAGTTCAAGAAGATGAATCGTCGATACTGA
- the med22 gene encoding mediator of RNA polymerase II transcription subunit 22 isoform X3: MAAQRVLPQSKETLLQNYNKRLKDDIRSILDNFTEIIKTAKVEDETQVSRATQGEQDHYEMHVRAANIVRAGESLMKLVSDLKQFLILNDFPSVNEAISLQNQQLRSLQEECDKKLTSLRDEIAIDLYELEEEYYSSRYK, from the exons ATGGCCGCTCAGAGAGTGCTCCCTCAAAGTAAAGAAACGCTTCTTCAGAACTACAACAAAAGACTCAAGGATGATATCCGGTCCATTCTAGACAACTTTACAGAAATCATTAAAACTGCAAAG GTGGAGGATGAGACCCAGGTCTCTCGAGCTACCCAGGGGGAGCAAGACCACTATGAGATGCATGTCAGGGCAGCCAACATT GTGCGTGCGGGTGAGTCGCTGATGAAGCTGGTGTCCGACCTGAAGCAGTTCCTGATTCTGAATGACTTCCCATCCGTGAACGAGGCCATCAGCCTGCAGAACCAGCAACTGCGGTCACTGCAGGAAGAGTGCGATAAGAAGCTCACTTCCCTCCGCGACGAGATCGCTATCGACCTGTACGAGCTAGAGGAAGAATATTACTCCTCCAGGTACAAGTAG
- the surf6 gene encoding surfeit locus protein 6, which produces MASLASKDSYVQMLANKVCAQPSREPRNRPFVPFRSGGDAGPPKKKNRGKQKNTQGNHVNVNKTQHQKPPPNPFQKAKTSAVKNGFGTKEQNVPEPKVHNSMNRTQKKPKGGTTGTTFSTVDILRQRLHEKIEESRGQGAAKDPSSEAVQAKRAKRKLERERKKRKRKGFLMKKLAEKAGEELAQEIKQEDTPVVTTPVAGKRDETAIVFNKVETVEEVFVSKEQKKKDKKKRVKGNLTPLTGKNYKQLLGRVEARKAKLEHLRETNEKKAKVLEEKMKWTNVLYKAEGLKIKDDENLLRTSLKRKEKMRSQRKIKWTERSETVVQKMQYRQDKRRRNILKRKKGNVEKKKERARKKGRVLPQDLKKAAL; this is translated from the exons atggcaaGTCTTGCTTCCAAGGACTCCTATGTACAAATGTTAGCCAATAAAGTGTGTGCTCAACCAAGCAGAGAACCAAGGAATAGGCCATTTG TACCTTTTCGAAGTGGGGGTGATGCTGGTCCTCCTAAGAAGAAGAACAGAGGCAAACAGAAAAACACTCAAGGAAACCACGTCAATGTGAACAAGACACAGCACCAGAAGCCACCACCGAATCCCTTTCAAAAGGCAAAAACCAGCGCAGTAAAGAATGGATTTGGGACTAAGGAACAGAATGTCCCTGAACCTAAAGTTCATAATAGTATGAACAGGACACAAAAGAAGCCTAAAG GTGGAACTACAGGGACAACATTCTCAACTGTAGATATTCTACGACAGAGGCTCCATGAGAAGATTGAGGAGTCAAGAGGCCAG GGAGCAGCTAAAGATCCATCTTCAGAAGCCGTTCAGGCCAAGCGAGCCAAGCGGAAGTTGGAGAGAGAACggaagaagaggaaaaggaaGGGGTTTCTGATGAAAAAGCTGGCAGAGAAAGCTGGGGAAGAACTTGCTCAGGAGATCAAACAGGAAGACACCCCTGTGGTCACTACTCCAGTAGCTGGCAAGAGGGACGAGACTGCCATCGTTTTTAACAAG GTGGAAACGGTAGAGGAGGTCTTTGTGAGTAAGGAGCAGAAGAAGAAGGACAAGAAGAAAAGAGTGAAAGGCAACCTGACGCCTCTTACCGGGAAAAACTACAAGCAGCTTCTGGGCCGCGTGGAAGCACGCAAGGCCAAGTTGGAGCACCTAAGAGAGACAAACGAGAAGAAGGCCAAAGtgctggaggagaagatgaaATGGACCAACGTTCTGTACAAGGCAGAGGGCCTCAAGATCAAAGATGACGAGAATCTCCTTAGGACCTCcctgaagaggaaggagaagatgcGCTCTCAGAGGAAGATCAAATGGACAGAGCGTAGTGAGACAGTTGTACAGAAGATGCAGTACAGGCAGGACAAGAGACGAAGGAACATTCTGAAGAGAAAGAAGGGTAACGTggagaaaaagaaggagagagcgcGAAAGAAGGGCAGAGTGCTGCCACAGGATCTGAAGAAGGCTGCCTTGTAA
- the med22 gene encoding mediator of RNA polymerase II transcription subunit 22 isoform X1 — protein MAAQRVLPQSKETLLQNYNKRLKDDIRSILDNFTEIIKTAKVEDETQVSRATQGEQDHYEMHVRAANIVRAGESLMKLVSDLKQFLILNDFPSVNEAISLQNQQLRSLQEECDKKLTSLRDEIAIDLYELEEEYYSSSYSQWESTDLPLCEAYHRRDSWASPGIASGSAQGAAEDAEGPDSQEATPKHHLNGHGTSNAAATEKP, from the exons ATGGCCGCTCAGAGAGTGCTCCCTCAAAGTAAAGAAACGCTTCTTCAGAACTACAACAAAAGACTCAAGGATGATATCCGGTCCATTCTAGACAACTTTACAGAAATCATTAAAACTGCAAAG GTGGAGGATGAGACCCAGGTCTCTCGAGCTACCCAGGGGGAGCAAGACCACTATGAGATGCATGTCAGGGCAGCCAACATT GTGCGTGCGGGTGAGTCGCTGATGAAGCTGGTGTCCGACCTGAAGCAGTTCCTGATTCTGAATGACTTCCCATCCGTGAACGAGGCCATCAGCCTGCAGAACCAGCAACTGCGGTCACTGCAGGAAGAGTGCGATAAGAAGCTCACTTCCCTCCGCGACGAGATCGCTATCGACCTGTACGAGCTAGAGGAAGAATATTACTCCTCCAG TTACAGTCAGTGGGAAAGTACCGACCTGCCCCTGTGTGAGGCCTACCACCGCCGGGACAGTTGGGCCTCCCCAGGCATTGCCTCTGGTTCTGCCCAGGGGGCTGCGGAGGACGCCGAGGGACCAGACTCTCAGGAGGCCACGCCTAAGCACCACCTGAACGGGCATGGGACCAGCAACGCTGCTGCCACCGAGAAACCCTGA
- the rpl7a gene encoding 60S ribosomal protein L7a gives MPKGKKAKGKKVAPAPSVAKKHEAKKVVNPLFEKRPKNYGIGQDVQPKRDLTRFVKWPRYIRLQRQRSILYKRLKVPPAINQFTQALDRQTATQLFKLAHKYRPETKQEKKQRLLARAEQKAAGKGDTPTKRPPVLRAGVNTVTTLVENKKAQLVVIAHDVDPIELVVFLPALCRKMGVPYCIVKGKARLGRLVHRKTCTSVAFTQTNPEDKGALAKLVEAIKTNYNDRYEEIRRHWGGGIMGPKSTARITKLEKAKAKELATKLG, from the exons ATG cCTAAGGGAAAGAAGGCTAAGGGGAAGAAGGTGGCACCTGCCCCTTCAGTGGCCAAGAAGCATGAAGCTAAGAAGGTAGTCAACCCCCTCTTTGAGAAGAGGCCCAAGAACTATGGCATTG GTCAGGACGTCCAGCCGAAACGGGATCTGACCCGCTTTGTGAAATGGCCCCGCTACATCCGCCTGCAGAGGCAGCGTTCCATTCTGTACAAGCGCCTGAAGGTTCCCCCTGCAATCAACCAGTTCACGCAGGCTTTGGACCGTCAGACAG ccacACAGCTTTTCAAGCTGGCTCACAAGTATAGGCCGGAGACCAAGCAGGAGAAGAAGCAGAGGCTGCTGGCTCGTGCCGAGCAGAAAGCTGCCGGCAAAGGAGACACCCCAACCAAGAGGCCTCCTGTACTCCGCGCAG GTGTGAACACAGTTACAACTCTGGTGGAGAACAAGAAGGCTCAGCTGGTCGTCATCGCTCACGATGTGGACCCTATCGAG CTGGTGGTGTTCCTGCCAGCCCTGTGCCGCAAGATGGGTGTTCCATACTGCATTGTGAAGGGCAAGGCCAGGCTGGGAAGACTGGTGCACAGAAAAACCTGCACTTCAGTCGCCTTTACACAGACAAATCC TGAGGACAAAGGTGCACTTGCCAAGCTTGTTGAAGCCATTAAGACCAACTACAATGACAGATATGAGGAG aTCCGTCGTCACTGGGGAGGTGGCATCATGGGCCCCAAGTCCACTGCTCGCATCACAAAGCTGGAGAAGGCCAAGGCCAAGGAGCTGGCCACCAAGCTCGGATAA
- the LOC124484663 gene encoding surfeit locus protein 1 isoform X1, whose protein sequence is MLLMRQLLQQGALVFLSVRRSCMWLNLLQLCNYLRALCYVHVTMLHKSVALSLFRSQYLGQLIHVGRQSRSTAASAEKGEDFFFKWFLLLIPATTFGLGTWQVRRRQWKLQMIADLKSLTSAEPIPLPIDPLELNDLEYRRVKVRGRYNHSQEMYILPRSPVDPEKEAREAGTLSSSGETGANVITPFYCTDLGITILVNRGYVPRKKIRPETRTKGQVNDEVEVVGVVRLTEPRKPFVPQNNVERNSWHYRDLEAMSSVTGAEPIFIDSDLASTIPGGPIGGQTRVTLRNEHMQYIMTWYGLCTATSYMWYLKFIKKIKL, encoded by the exons ATGTTGCTGATGAGACAACTGCTCCAGCAGGGCGCTCTTGtatttctcagcgtgagaaggTCTTGCATGTGGTTGAATTTATTACAATTATGCAATTATTTGAGAGCCCTGTGCTATGTACATGTTACCATGTtgcataaatccgttgctttgtcACTTTTCCGGTCTCAATATTTAGGACAACTGATCCATGTAGGGCGACAGTCACGCTCTACAGCTGCAAgtgcagagaaaggagaggacttCTTCTTCAAATGGTTCTTGCTTCTCATCCCTGCAACCACGTTTGGGCTGGGGACGTGGCAG GTTAGACGGCGACAGTGGAAATTGCAGATGATAGCAGATCTGAAAAGCCTTACCTCAGCTGAGCCCATCCCACTTCCCATCGA TCCCCTGGAGCTGAATGACTTGGAGTACCGCAGGGTAAAAGTGAGAGGTCGCTACAACCATTCCCAGGAGATGTATATTCTACCACGCTCTCCTGTCGACCCAGAGAAAGAGGCCAGGGAAGCGGGCACCCTGTCATCCAGTGGGGAGACTGGAGCCAATGTCATTACCCCATTCTACTGCACTGACCTAGG GATCACAATCCTTGTCAACAGAGGATATGTACCAAGGAAAAAGATCAGACCTGAGACCAGGACAAAGGGGCAG GTGAATgatgaggtggaggtggtgggggtggtgaggttGACAGAACCCCGTAAGCCCTTTGTGCCTCAAAATAATGTGGAGCGGAACAGCTGGCACTACCGGGACCTGGAAGCCATGTCTTCAGTCACGGGTGCAGAACCCATCTTCATTGATTCCGACCTGG CCAGTACTATTCCTGGGGGCCCAATTGGAGGACAGACAAGAGTCACACTGAGGAACGAACACATGCAGTACATCATGACATG GTATGGCTTATGTACAGCTACCTCTTACATGTGGTACTTAAAGTTCATCAAAAAGATTAAGCTATAA
- the LOC124484663 gene encoding surfeit locus protein 1 isoform X2, which translates to MNGLQFIFACSTKRIIRNTMIRINLKRTFILSRLPLKCSEGQLIHVGRQSRSTAASAEKGEDFFFKWFLLLIPATTFGLGTWQVRRRQWKLQMIADLKSLTSAEPIPLPIDPLELNDLEYRRVKVRGRYNHSQEMYILPRSPVDPEKEAREAGTLSSSGETGANVITPFYCTDLGITILVNRGYVPRKKIRPETRTKGQVNDEVEVVGVVRLTEPRKPFVPQNNVERNSWHYRDLEAMSSVTGAEPIFIDSDLASTIPGGPIGGQTRVTLRNEHMQYIMTWYGLCTATSYMWYLKFIKKIKL; encoded by the exons ATGAACGGTCTGCAATTTATCTTTGCATGTTCTACGAAGAGGATAATCAGAAACACTATG ATACGCATCAACTTAAAACGAACTTTCATACTGAGTAGACTGCCTCTCAAATGTTCCGAAG GACAACTGATCCATGTAGGGCGACAGTCACGCTCTACAGCTGCAAgtgcagagaaaggagaggacttCTTCTTCAAATGGTTCTTGCTTCTCATCCCTGCAACCACGTTTGGGCTGGGGACGTGGCAG GTTAGACGGCGACAGTGGAAATTGCAGATGATAGCAGATCTGAAAAGCCTTACCTCAGCTGAGCCCATCCCACTTCCCATCGA TCCCCTGGAGCTGAATGACTTGGAGTACCGCAGGGTAAAAGTGAGAGGTCGCTACAACCATTCCCAGGAGATGTATATTCTACCACGCTCTCCTGTCGACCCAGAGAAAGAGGCCAGGGAAGCGGGCACCCTGTCATCCAGTGGGGAGACTGGAGCCAATGTCATTACCCCATTCTACTGCACTGACCTAGG GATCACAATCCTTGTCAACAGAGGATATGTACCAAGGAAAAAGATCAGACCTGAGACCAGGACAAAGGGGCAG GTGAATgatgaggtggaggtggtgggggtggtgaggttGACAGAACCCCGTAAGCCCTTTGTGCCTCAAAATAATGTGGAGCGGAACAGCTGGCACTACCGGGACCTGGAAGCCATGTCTTCAGTCACGGGTGCAGAACCCATCTTCATTGATTCCGACCTGG CCAGTACTATTCCTGGGGGCCCAATTGGAGGACAGACAAGAGTCACACTGAGGAACGAACACATGCAGTACATCATGACATG GTATGGCTTATGTACAGCTACCTCTTACATGTGGTACTTAAAGTTCATCAAAAAGATTAAGCTATAA